The genomic DNA TCGGCGATACGATGGCCTCCGAAGCGCTGAACGGCGAAACGCTCCACCCGCTTGACATCGAAGAGCCGACGGTTTCCATGTTTTTCCTCGTCAACAACAGCCCCTTTGCCGGACGCGACGGCGCGCCGCTGACGCTGCGCCAGCTCAAAGCCCGGCTCGAGCGCGAGTGCCAAACGAACGTCGCCCTGAGAGTCGAAGATCTGGGACGTCCCGACGGCCTGAAGGTTTCCGGACGCGGCGAGCTGCAGATGGCCATCCTGGTGGAACAAATGCTCCGCGAAGGCTCGGAACTCTGCGTTTCCCGTCCCGAAGTCATCACCAAGACCGACGAGTCGGGGCACCTTCTCGAGCCGATCGAACAGCTGATCGTCGACGTTCCCGAAGCGTATCAGGGAGTCGTCATCGAGAAACTGGCGGGGCGCAAGGCCGAAATGATCAGCATGAACAATCTTTCCACGGGAACCGTCCGTATGGAATTCGACATTCCCACCCGCGGGCTGCTGGGGTACCGCAACACATTTTTGACGGACACGCGCGGCCTTGGCATCATGTCTTCGCGTTTCCGCGGCTACGACCTGTGGCGCGGCGAAGTCGTCAGCCGCAACAGAGGCTCAATGGTCAGCATGGACACGGGAACGGCGACGAGCTATCAGCTGGAGAACCTTCAGGAGCGCGGCACGCTCTTTATCAGTCCCGGCGCGGAAGTTTACGCCGGCGAAGTGATCGGCGAGCATTCCCGCCCCAACGACATTCCCTGCAATCCTACCAAAAGAAAAGCCCAGACGAACTACCGCTCGTCGACCAAAGAAATGGGAATCCACCTCGACGTTCCCAGAACGATCGTTCTGGACCGGGCGCTGGAATGGATCGCAGACGACGAACTCGTGGAGGCCACGCCCAAAGAAGTGCGCATCCGCAAGACGATTCTCGATATGACCGAACGCAAGAAGGCCGAAAAGATCAAAAACGAAGCTTGACATTAAGGAGCGATTCACGTGAACAGCAAAGTCACAGTTTGGGGAAACGGCACGTGGGGAACCGCGCTGGCGCAGAGCCTCGCCCGCAGCGGTCATGAAGTCTGCCTTTGGTGTTTCGTCGAAGAGCAGGCGCGCGCCATCAACGCGAACGGCTACAATCCTTCTTATCTCCAGGATTTCCAGCTTTCTCCGCTGATCCACGCCGCGCACGCGCTGCAGGAAGCGGCAGAGTTTTCCGACTACTGGCTTTTCGTCACCCCCACGCAGTTCCTGCGCGCGACGCTGGAAAAGCTCGTTCCTTTTTATACGCCGAAAGTCGAAATCGCCAACGCGGCCAAAGGCGTTGAGATACGTTCGTTAAAGCTTATAAGCCAGCTGATGGAAGAATTTTTCCCGGGAGCGGCCTACACGGCCCTTTCAGGGCCAAGCCACGCGGAAGAAGTGATCCGCGACTTGCCGATGGCGCTCGTTTCCGCGT from Pyramidobacter piscolens W5455 includes the following:
- the typA gene encoding translational GTPase TypA produces the protein MYSVDKIRNLAIVAHIDHGKTTLIDSIFRGAHTFRENAQIAERVMDSGELERERGITITSKHCTVEWNGYLINIIDTPGHADFSGEVERVLSMVDSVLLLVDANEGPMPQTRYVLSRALAMGLKPIVIINKVDRPAATPYQALEKTFDLFLELGATDEQADFPVLYGSGLSGWLVRDLEKDAHEGMDALFQTIVDRVPPPPATADKPFLMQVSTLAWNDYVGQIACGRVVAGTLHKNDAFVHSRTKWIDENDRKKGWETVSSNQEKAVHLWVTRGLERVEVDEVFAGDIVWLSGPKSISIGDTMASEALNGETLHPLDIEEPTVSMFFLVNNSPFAGRDGAPLTLRQLKARLERECQTNVALRVEDLGRPDGLKVSGRGELQMAILVEQMLREGSELCVSRPEVITKTDESGHLLEPIEQLIVDVPEAYQGVVIEKLAGRKAEMISMNNLSTGTVRMEFDIPTRGLLGYRNTFLTDTRGLGIMSSRFRGYDLWRGEVVSRNRGSMVSMDTGTATSYQLENLQERGTLFISPGAEVYAGEVIGEHSRPNDIPCNPTKRKAQTNYRSSTKEMGIHLDVPRTIVLDRALEWIADDELVEATPKEVRIRKTILDMTERKKAEKIKNEA